From the Papaver somniferum cultivar HN1 chromosome 2, ASM357369v1, whole genome shotgun sequence genome, the window CTTGGACTTCAATGTCAGCAATGCTAGCTCTGACTTTCCATAAGGTGCCTCAAATCTGGTTCTTGTTCAGCAGGGTCAGCACCTGGAGGCAATCTCCTTTAATAGTGCATTTTATCAGCTTCagtttgacagaaagaaaaaTACTTGGGTGTTGGCATACAATTAAACCAGGTCATACATAAATAAGAGTATATCATCTCTCTCGGCAACACCCTGAATTATGAATGGAGTTTTTTGGTACCAGAAACAAATGTCAGaattgaaatatttttgtttcgccaaaaattaataattattttGCTTTCAAAAGACATTCTTAAATTATTTATCCAATTTTTTATTTCCAGAAATCAAAAAACAATTTTTCGAATAATAGGATCCAAACAAGATATTAATTCCCATTCCAAGAATAACCCTTGAAGTAAATTATTAGGTGCAAGAGGTCTCGAGGTTGAGTCTCAGaggtttaattttctttttacgCAATAAAAGAAGAAGCTCCAAGCTGCGTGCACCAATCTTTTTAGAACTAGCCAATTGTTTGTTGTGAGTCGTGACACAAATCTGGGTTCGGTGGGATTTGCCAGGGGACATTTAAACTGCTTAAAGATGTCAGCTCAACTGATACAAAGTGATATTTAAGATGTCAGCAATGTACCATTGTTTTCTGGTTCTACTGATTAATTTTGCACATGAAGCCATAGAAAGGAAAAACAAACTAccagagaaagaaaaaggaaacttGCCCATACCATACAAACTAGAAAGCAATTTTTGACCTTGTAAAATTATAAAGCCTAATAATTCATTTGCAACTTGCAACCACTGCACTAAAAGCAAGACAAACTTTCAACTACAAACCCACATGGCCACAATAAAGAACCATATTCGGCTGGAAAAAGGGGATTCTTTTCTCATCTTATACCTTCGGTGGAGCAAAATATACCTTTCTCCAAAATAGAAATCCACTAGCTTTCATTATCACCTTTGAAAGAAATAAATTGGTGTAATTCAAATAGAGCCCAGAGCAAATTTCAGCAATATGTACATCAACTTTGAGTGAAAACAATACTTCCTTTTTCTTTCAACTTAGCACCACGTCTCCAAAAATAATCTTGCAGAGTTGAAAATAGACTTACTCTTACAATTTAGACCCATCCTTGCTTGTACCTATCGAAAAGATCTTCGGTCTGTGCATTCTTGAAAGCGCAACAACCAATAACataaataacaattagtatcacCACTGAAATGATCAAAACCACATTAGCTTTCCTCCATTCCTTTCTAAGATTTCCCAAAAGACCAGCTTTGCAAGAATTGCATCCATAGCACAATTGAGACTGATCATTGTTCCAGGCATAACAATCTGGATCCGCTGTTGGATTCGTCGGGTTAAGCCACATGATCGGATTCACGTACCCGTATCCGCAAACTGTAGGCGGCATACAGCATCCTGACTGTAGAGAGAAAATAAGGACAAATGTTACCTAACTAATAATGGATTAATAGACAATTATAATACACACAATGGTGgtaaacaaaaaaataacaatGGGTTCATGTATGAACTGATAATGTCCTCTAACAATTATCTATTCACATCAACTACTATTTGAAGCCCCCATACCTCAATGATTTACCTTTGTTTAAGGCTTTAAGCTTTAATCATGCTtatcaagaaaaataaatatgaaaggaCAGAATAACCTTTCTAAGGCAAACAAAACTCATGGCATCATAAGTGATTTTTGAGTACTATAGAGTAGGTATTTGCAATGTACCTTGACTACCATTTCATAACAATTAGGCAGGACAATAAGTGATTAGCGCTTAAATTATTTGTTGGAGGATGTCAATTCATGCATACCACACATGATTAGAGTATTAGACTAGCCGAATACAACAAGAAGCGGTCCAAATCACATATAAACAATGGAAAAATATACTAATATTTCACCAAGATGCTTACGTACACATTTTCTGATAGATTCAGAATTATATTTGAAATTGGCCATGAAAACTATGAACTAGTGAGACCCAATTTTCACAACCAACAACCAGATTTACCCTgagaaaaatttcaaaatttctttGGCTTTTGTGAAAAGCAAATAGAATGAGAGTAAAAGACTAATTATGGCTTATAGATAATGTTGTTTTTCCAAAGTAAAGTAATAATGGTTTAATAGGGCCGAATTCCAAGACTTGACTAATTGCAATGTAAGCGATCTATGATGATTAGGTACCTTCCTTGCTTTATGATAAAGTACCTTGTATCTCATGAGCAAATAGATACCATAGTCCAAAATGACTAACCCACCGTGAGTTTTACTTTTCAGGTAGGTAAATCCGGTTGTTAGCTATGAAAGTCAAGCTTCATTGCCTATAATTTTTCGCGTTTTATTTTACAGCCAACTTAAAATTACacctcaaaaaaaacaaaaaaatggaaaaaattccaCGAGAAAGAATGATGAATTTTTCCCTGTGGGCGTAGAACTCTAATTCGTTCACCATGGATTCCGAGTTATTACCACAGACACAGTTAAAAGCTATGTGGCTTAAAAACATCTAGCTCTATCTAATCACATTATCCGCCACATCCCCTATTTCAACTTTAGCGTCAAACACAAATTACCACTACGTCGACCTAAGCACAAAACGCGTTAGCTATAGTGCCATACTTTGTAGTTTTCATGGCTGGTTAAAAACAAGCCAGTAACTTtctaccaaaccctagttacatGCCCAATTCAATACCCAAAAGATGAAGAACAGAGAAGTAAAAAATTCTTACCTGAAGAGGAGATATATCATGAGACATGAAAAACTGATCGGCAGAGATATAACTATGTTGAGAAACCTTATCACAAACATTAGAAGCAGAAAGACAAGTCTTAATTTTCCTCCAATTCCCACCTTTGTTCACATAATTCTGCAACCAATTATTAAACCCATCAAGCTTATACTCTTTGTAACCTCTGCCGGGCACTATATAACTTCCGTCCGGTCTCGTAACGATGAACGCGAAGACGACGGCAAACAGAAGAGCAACAATAAGAATAGACATACAGAAAAGATGACAAGCTAAAAGACCTGGTTTGTTCCAATAAGCACCAACGAAACCAGCTAAAGAAACAAAGAGGATTAGTATTCCTATGAAGAGGATCGGCCACCGGAATAGACTTATGCATTCGTTGTCTAGTTTTGATGATAACCAAATTCCTGAACCGATTATGGGTATTGAACAGAGTAGTGCTATGAAGTTTAGAAGTGCTGTGATGTTGTTGCTTAGTGCCATTTGATGTGGATTTGATATTTTCTTGGGAGAGAATTGGGGATCTAAattgtgatggtggtggtggttgtggatgTGGTTTTGAGAGAATTTTGAGTTTTGGGACTTGTCTTTGTGAAAGGGTTAAAAGTGTTGGTTACTAGAGTAGTACTCCACTGTGGAtggaaagagagagaaaatgagTGAAGTTTCTAGTCTTTTTCGATTGAAGACTTATGGAAAGTTCTCATTTATGGATAGTTGGTACTTtggaattttaattttaaaaaaggtATTGGAATTTGTTTGCCAATTTTCTTGCTCTTTTACTGCGTGTAAATTTAAGAGCCTGTTTGTATAAGCAACAATTTGTTTAATAccccttgaaaaattacttttcgaTTTAATTCAGCTAAAAAGCCAAAAGTTAGTTTTGCAATACAATTATTTTTGGAAACACATAATctactatttatttatttatttattttgatgccGTTAAGAAGCAAATCTCAAACCAATTTTTTTATCTGCAAGAGACTCTATTTTGTGGCAGTATAATCGTGTCAAGCATGCACAGGACTATTTACTTGTTGTACctattagtgggcttaatcagtgCCTCAGACCAAGACAATTCAGAGCTGTGCTTTGTTATCGACTTGGTATTCCATTATTTGTTGAGAATAATTTATGCTCAAATTGTAACAGATCTATGGACATCTTTGGGTATCACGCGCTTCACTGTGCCAAGGATGCTGGaattaagtttcgacatgatgTTTTTCGTGATGTTAttgctgacatttgttacaaagctgaTGTGCCTGCGCGCAAGGAAGTTTCTCTTGGTTTTCTGACAGATGACGACAGAGACTTGAAGCCGGCTGATATCCTTGTGCTCAACTGGGAGAATggtcaagatgtttgtatggatgttacaggtgtcTCACCTTTCACTGGTGAAGGTGTCCGCTCTTTCGTCCCAGGGAAGGctatttctagtgttgtttcacGAAAACGTACTAAATACCTTGACAAGTGTGTTTCACACGGCTGTGGGCTAGGTGTCTTAGCTTTCTCTACTTTAGGAGAACTTTGtgaagatactttgtgttttttaaaGTGTCTAAAAAATCGTTTGGTTACCAACGACGCTAGTAGTGGCTtgagtagttttatttttcataaatttggcattgctattcaaagaggagttagagcccagcttgttgctaggttaccaaccaagagctttgtatgatttttatttattattattattatctttatttatttattatattatttttattggataaagagtatcaCATGAACTAAtcggaagcctaacaagctaagctccaacaacatactgctacattaattgaacaggttgttgtgctagcctaccagcgagcctcatgggtaacctagtcaAGGAAACCGAAGCGggtgggggctgagattgtgtcacgaGGGGGGCAAACTAACTATACCTtccatgttattattattatcactattattattattattattggataaagagtatgataagaaaatagttggaaactcaacaagctgagctccaacagtgtactacattagttgaacaatTTACCGTGttacctaccagcgagcctcatgaggaactaGCCAAAAAAACCGaagtaatttcttttttctttttttttttgctcttatGTCGAGATTGGCTTATGCTTCGCCGACATTAGGAATAACTGGTGAATTCTCgtcatgtttttttttgtgttgatgTACTAATTTCCTTCTTAGGCCTTCACTTTTTTCTTTGTCGGTTCTTCATCATACCTCGCTTCGGAAACCTCAAAAGCCGATGGAGCTATTTTCTTATTGTCCTCGTTTTTCCTCTCACGTTCACTTGCTTGTTTCAAAAAATTTCACTTTGTTTTTTCCTTTTCGATTTGGTTGGTGGTCTACCAGTAGGCGTTCCATTTATTGGTTCATCCAAGTCTTCT encodes:
- the LOC113349339 gene encoding tetraspanin-2-like, whose translation is MALSNNITALLNFIALLCSIPIIGSGIWLSSKLDNECISLFRWPILFIGILILFVSLAGFVGAYWNKPGLLACHLFCMSILIVALLFAVVFAFIVTRPDGSYIVPGRGYKEYKLDGFNNWLQNYVNKGGNWRKIKTCLSASNVCDKVSQHSYISADQFFMSHDISPLQSGCCMPPTVCGYGYVNPIMWLNPTNPTADPDCYAWNNDQSQLCYGCNSCKAGLLGNLRKEWRKANVVLIISVVILIVIYVIGCCAFKNAQTEDLFDRYKQGWV